A window of Castanea sativa cultivar Marrone di Chiusa Pesio chromosome 8, ASM4071231v1 genomic DNA:
aaagttttttttttttttggtgtgtgtgtgtgtgtgagggcTATGTTACCTTTGCTCCAACTATTCTCCCATATTGGGCTCATCCCATTTTTTAAGGGAGCTTCTACATATTCATCATTAATTTGTTACTCCACCATTAAGGCTGACAGGAATTAAATGCATTTGAAAACGCAATATTGCCTTGTACATGGAAGATTGGTAGGCAAAATTTCCATAGCTTATTTTGTGAGGCCTATGATTCCGTGAGGGGTAGGTCCTTTTGCTACTAAATCCACCTTTCTTTCCCATGTTTTTATTGCATGCATTTGTTTTAAGCAACAATGAATGTGAatctataaatttaattcatttatttagaTATACAATACAGGGTAATCTATATGTACCCGTCAAAGCTTCAAGACCCAATTCCTGTATTTAACCATCACTATATCCCTACTTCTGAACTATAAGTGGGCTGGGAACCCTAGACTGTGACTAAAAATTACAAGGTAGTGggtaaaaaaagtaaaatatctctgtttttgaagaaaattcgCCCATTATTTCCAGCCTAACTCTCTGTTGATGAAGATTTTAATCGTCTTTGGGATCACTTGGTCTATAAAAATGCACCATGCGCTTATTTATTGGTTGCAGTGGTCTTGAATTAGTATCTGAAGCCtgaaaaatgcattaaaaaaaaaaaaatcaaacaaatagcgtaactacaagaatactactatatatatgTTGTACTTTTGTGCATTAAAAATTTGGGACTGATCAAAATTGTATTAGAAATGGAGGGTTTGTGGGAACTCTATCTCATTTATTACTTTTGTCAATGTACTTCcgttgttatatttttttattagatatgttTTTTCAATAAATGCTTAGGTTGTATATTCTCTTACAACTAAATTGcttacaaaatatcaaaataattcattaGTAACAATCTTATAATTCTCATGTAtaagatatttaaattttaagtttttttgagttaaaaattaaacacaaaacatgagttcatatattcaataataatatagatttggttaataaaatttttttgtgcaagtaaaaaataaagaacacaaataaTTCTAATTATCTTGATATTTTGTAATCATGTATGATTATGATATAAGAAGACAATGTGATCCAATAGTGAAATTATCAAAAAACATATCCAATAGAAAGTTATTACACAGATCTAACATTGAAAAAAAGTTACATTAAATATAACTTAAACCCAACTATCCAAGACACACTATCAAAAAATGTCTCATGTTTAGTTACTCACATCATGAACAGCCACGCGAAGCAACTTCACTTGTTCTTGTGTAACAGTCCTCACCTGATGAGTTAGATGAGTATTAGGGCAACATTAAGTTACATCTTAGAACAAATAATGTTAGTTGAATGAGTTCTTGAAGCAAACCTTTCCCACAATGGTCCATGAAACATTTTGAGTACAAGGGGGAATTGTAAGAGAGCCTTGATATCTGTAATACTTTCTACTTCCTATCTTTATATTCCTTGGGTCAATCAATCCCGCCACGCTCTCTGCTTCATTGGCGTTGGTAATGGCTTCTAAATGATCCGTCAACTGTGAACAGATTAACCCAAtatgcatgagagagagagagagagagaatacgTGTGTGAAAGCTTACACTAATCTTAATATATGAGGTTCAGTACGtgcaattttcaactttttaaatacaaaataaagtAGACACACGATTTGAATTGAGAACCACATATGTTTTGATACTATAtatgattaattaataattatctcaaaaatttaaaacaatagGAAATAGtgagtttaattatttaactctTATTTTAACATTTACTTACCGATGATAAGAAAGAATCAGGACGCCCGATCTTGTACATGATTCCAATCACAGCAACTTTTCCATCCGAGCTCTCGTGAACCAAATGCACCTCAAGATCAAACTTCCGGCCATTGATAGTGTGTTCAGAAGGTGAATGCCAGTGGCACTGATTGAGTACATATTGAGTTTCATTTATTTGAATGTATCCTGCACCGCCTTCCCATTTCAGCTGCATTCACAAACAAAGACAAGTTAGTAGAAAGAAGATGAgaggaataaaataaataaatttgctGATTTCATACTTATTCCTTAATTATGGTCTTCaccagaaaccaaaaaaatctcaCCAAACCCAACTTTCAACTACACCTCACTTTCTATAATAAAATAGCGTAATTAACAATCTGTAGGGTCATTGTCGTTAAGATAATAAGATAACTTATAGATGATATTAAATCATTATGAATTGACGTTGGAAAACATATAGCCCTATTGACTTGTCTTCTAGTTGGTGGATTCACATTGATTTTTCATATCCTTTTGTAGTGGCGACTTCAGAAATTTTTCTTCGGTGTTCATTAcaaagcataaattatacaatttaataaaaaaagaaattcatatattgacaacaacaataataataaataaaaaaaaacaaatacataaagtttataattgtattttactagttttcatattttgaaatcgttgtaTAAttgtctcattatcaatgctacaaaTTACATCTCGTTCAATGTACACAATCgagcaatcattcatccactgaatgtagaacaaattaaaaagcaaagtttaattttattggcataaaaaaaattgaagatgtATCCAAATCTTTTTAAAGGGtagacaaattaaaaaatttaaattattatatatataaaaaaaatttcaggccAGATGGCGCCGCCCCTGTGCTTTTGCTAGTTGTTAAAAGTTGTAATTAGAATTCTCGTTTTGCTTACCATCATGTCATGACCTCTATTCTTAAGAGTGGCATAAGCGGGCTTGTAACTCCTCTTAAGTCTCCTCAAATGGGACACCACTTCAACCCTCTtattcaacaaatcaattgGAG
This region includes:
- the LOC142606967 gene encoding alpha carbonic anhydrase 7-like; translated protein: MKLATQIFFCGFFIVLVLHPHPATSQEVEDEGEFNYDEKSEKGPSRWGEIRPEWSMCGHGTMQSPIDLLNKRVEVVSHLRRLKRSYKPAYATLKNRGHDMMLKWEGGAGYIQINETQYVLNQCHWHSPSEHTINGRKFDLEVHLVHESSDGKVAVIGIMYKIGRPDSFLSSLTDHLEAITNANEAESVAGLIDPRNIKIGSRKYYRYQGSLTIPPCTQNVSWTIVGKVRTVTQEQVKLLRVAVHDASDTNSRPLQPINKRMVHFYRPSDPKDD